In the genome of Ralstonia pickettii DTP0602, one region contains:
- a CDS encoding 3-oxoacyl-ACP reductase (K00059: fabG; 3-oxoacyl-[acyl-carrier protein] reductase [EC:1.1.1.100]) yields the protein MTNSNSPLAQPRFAESLDFTGKTVLVVGGSSGIGNGIAQAFRQLGAEVHAWGTRARASDYRFDEGSDLSGLHYAQLDVSDQAAVNAVRPAFERLDVLVLAQGTIQYKRAEFEMVTFDQVLHVNLSSVMACAVKFRPMLHESRGSLITLSSIAGFRSVRGNPAYAASKSGVVGLTRTLGEAWAAEGIRVNGIAPGLVDTKLTKVTTASPARLDATLSRVPIGRMGLPHEIAGAAIFLASPLASYMVGETLLVDGGLTLA from the coding sequence ATGACGAATTCCAACTCTCCCCTCGCTCAGCCCCGGTTTGCCGAGTCCCTCGATTTCACCGGCAAGACCGTGTTGGTTGTGGGGGGCTCCAGCGGCATAGGCAATGGCATCGCGCAGGCATTCCGGCAACTCGGTGCAGAGGTTCACGCCTGGGGCACGCGTGCCCGGGCGTCCGACTATCGCTTCGACGAAGGTTCAGATCTTTCTGGCCTGCACTACGCGCAATTGGATGTTTCCGACCAGGCGGCCGTCAACGCCGTGCGGCCCGCCTTCGAACGCCTGGACGTGCTGGTGCTGGCGCAAGGTACGATCCAGTACAAGCGTGCCGAGTTCGAGATGGTCACCTTTGACCAGGTGCTGCACGTCAATCTGTCCAGCGTGATGGCCTGCGCGGTCAAGTTCCGGCCGATGCTCCATGAGAGCCGGGGTTCGCTGATTACGCTGAGCTCGATCGCGGGCTTCCGGTCCGTGCGGGGAAACCCGGCTTACGCCGCATCCAAGTCCGGCGTGGTGGGCTTGACCCGTACGCTGGGTGAAGCGTGGGCAGCCGAAGGTATTCGCGTCAACGGCATCGCCCCTGGCCTGGTGGACACAAAACTGACCAAGGTGACCACGGCGTCGCCGGCTCGGCTCGATGCAACGCTGTCGCGCGTGCCCATCGGCCGCATGGGCTTGCCGCACGAGATAGCCGGGGCAGCCATCTTCCTGGCCTCTCCCCTGGCCTCCTATATGGTTGGCGAGACCCTTCTCGTCGACGGCGGCCTGACGCTCGCCTGA
- a CDS encoding NAD(P) transhydrogenase subunit alpha (K00324: pntA; NAD(P) transhydrogenase subunit alpha [EC:1.6.1.2]), with translation MQIGIPLETLRGETRVAATPETVKKYVAQGHKVVVQAGAGVSASQPDSAYEAVGATIGTAAEALGAQLVLKVRAPDAAELAQMKPGAVLVGMLNPFDAENNARMSAANITAFALEAAPRTTRAQSMDVLSSQANIAGYKAVLVAAHHYQRFMPMLMTAAGTVKAARVLIPGAGVAGLQAIATAKRLGAVIEASDVRPAVKEQIESLGGKFLDVPFLTDEEREIAQGVGGYARPMPPDWMKRQAELVHQRAIQADIVITTALIPGRKAPVLLQEATVAQMKPGSVVVDLAAAQGGNCPLTVADEVVERHGVVLIGHTNLAGMVAADASALYARNVLDFLKLLIDKDGKLVINTDDDIVAACLMTRREALALAS, from the coding sequence ATGCAAATTGGTATTCCGCTGGAAACACTGCGAGGCGAGACTCGCGTCGCCGCCACCCCGGAGACAGTCAAGAAGTACGTCGCGCAGGGCCACAAGGTGGTCGTGCAGGCCGGCGCCGGCGTAAGCGCCAGCCAGCCCGACAGCGCGTATGAGGCGGTCGGCGCCACCATCGGCACCGCCGCCGAAGCTCTGGGCGCCCAGCTGGTGCTCAAGGTGCGCGCACCGGACGCCGCCGAACTGGCGCAGATGAAACCGGGCGCCGTGCTGGTCGGCATGCTCAATCCCTTCGATGCCGAGAACAACGCGCGCATGTCCGCCGCGAACATCACCGCCTTTGCCCTCGAAGCCGCGCCGCGCACCACGCGCGCGCAGAGCATGGACGTGCTGTCGTCGCAGGCCAATATCGCCGGCTACAAGGCCGTGCTGGTGGCGGCGCACCACTACCAGCGCTTCATGCCGATGCTGATGACCGCCGCCGGCACCGTCAAGGCGGCGCGCGTGCTGATCCCGGGCGCGGGCGTGGCGGGCCTGCAGGCCATCGCCACGGCCAAGCGCCTGGGCGCGGTGATCGAGGCCTCCGACGTGCGCCCCGCGGTCAAGGAGCAGATCGAATCGCTCGGCGGCAAGTTCCTCGACGTGCCCTTCCTCACCGACGAAGAGCGCGAGATCGCACAGGGCGTGGGCGGCTATGCCCGCCCGATGCCGCCCGACTGGATGAAGCGCCAGGCCGAACTGGTCCACCAGCGCGCGATCCAGGCCGATATCGTCATCACCACCGCGCTGATCCCGGGCCGCAAGGCGCCGGTGCTGCTGCAGGAAGCCACTGTGGCGCAGATGAAACCCGGCTCGGTGGTGGTGGACCTGGCCGCGGCACAGGGCGGCAACTGCCCGCTGACGGTGGCCGACGAAGTGGTCGAGCGCCACGGCGTCGTGCTGATCGGACACACCAACCTGGCCGGCATGGTCGCGGCGGACGCCTCGGCGCTGTACGCGCGCAACGTGCTCGACTTTCTCAAGCTGCTGATCGACAAGGACGGCAAGCTCGTGATCAACACCGACGACGACATCGTCGCGGCCTGCCTGATGACACGGCGCGAAGCACTGGCGCTGGCCAGCTGA
- a CDS encoding NAD(P) transhydrogenase (K00324: pntA; NAD(P) transhydrogenase subunit alpha [EC:1.6.1.2]), whose product MEMVSHTVINLIIFVLAIYVGYHVVWTVTPALHTPLMAVTNAISAIIIVGAMLAAGLTEGYVGRAMGTLAVALAAVNVFGGFLVTQRMLEMFRKKAPKAQPEAKGQPGGKLAEVAQ is encoded by the coding sequence ATGGAAATGGTTAGCCACACGGTGATCAACCTGATCATCTTTGTACTGGCGATCTACGTGGGCTACCACGTGGTCTGGACGGTCACGCCCGCGCTGCACACGCCGCTGATGGCGGTGACCAACGCAATCTCGGCCATCATCATCGTCGGCGCCATGCTGGCCGCCGGCCTGACCGAGGGCTACGTTGGCCGCGCAATGGGCACGCTGGCGGTGGCGCTGGCAGCGGTCAATGTGTTCGGCGGCTTCCTGGTCACGCAGCGCATGCTGGAGATGTTCAGGAAGAAGGCACCCAAGGCGCAGCCCGAAGCCAAGGGGCAGCCCGGCGGAAAACTGGCGGAGGTAGCGCAATGA
- a CDS encoding NAD(P) transhydrogenase subunit beta (K00325: pntB; NAD(P) transhydrogenase subunit beta [EC:1.6.1.2]) — MNGLSMNMVTLSYLGASVCFIQALKGLSHPTTARRGNVFGMAGMVVAALTTVALIFKLKSGLFSGGADPSAPGTGLALILAALVVGGGIGAYVAKKVQMTKMPELVAAMHSLIGLAAVFISVAAVAEPAAFGITAAGSHDIPLGNRIELFIGCFVGAITFSGSVIAFGKLAGRYKFRLFQGAPVVFAGQHWLNLLLAVAMVGFGIAFFLTQAWMPFLVMLALAFVLGVLIIIPIGGADMPVVVSMLNSYSGWAAAGIGFSLNNPMLIIAGSLVGSSGAILSYIMCKAMNRSFFNVILGGFGGDASAGAAAGAQAQRNVKSGSADDAAFLMGNAETVIIVPGYGLAVARAQHALKELTEKLAEKGVTVKYAIHPVAGRMPGHMNVLLAEAEVPYDQVFEMEDINSEFGQADVVLVLGANDVVNPAAKNDPKSPIAGMPILEAYKAKTIIVNKRSMAAGYAGLDNELFYMDKTMMVFGDAKKVVEDMLKATD, encoded by the coding sequence ATGAATGGCCTGTCGATGAATATGGTGACGCTGTCCTACCTGGGCGCGTCTGTGTGCTTTATCCAGGCGCTCAAGGGGCTGTCACACCCGACCACGGCGCGGCGCGGCAATGTCTTCGGCATGGCCGGGATGGTGGTCGCGGCGCTTACCACGGTGGCGCTGATCTTCAAGCTGAAGAGTGGGTTGTTCTCCGGCGGGGCGGACCCGTCTGCACCTGGCACCGGCCTGGCGCTGATCCTGGCCGCGCTGGTGGTGGGCGGCGGTATCGGTGCCTATGTGGCGAAGAAGGTGCAGATGACCAAGATGCCGGAACTGGTGGCGGCGATGCACTCGCTGATCGGCCTGGCCGCGGTGTTTATCTCGGTGGCGGCAGTGGCGGAGCCCGCTGCCTTCGGCATCACGGCTGCCGGTTCGCACGACATTCCGCTGGGCAACCGCATCGAGCTCTTCATTGGCTGCTTCGTCGGCGCCATCACTTTCTCGGGCTCGGTGATCGCCTTCGGCAAGCTGGCCGGGCGCTACAAGTTCCGGCTGTTCCAGGGCGCGCCGGTGGTGTTTGCCGGCCAGCACTGGCTGAACCTGCTGCTGGCGGTGGCGATGGTGGGCTTCGGCATTGCATTCTTCCTGACGCAGGCGTGGATGCCGTTCCTGGTCATGCTGGCGCTCGCCTTCGTGCTGGGCGTGCTGATCATCATCCCGATCGGCGGCGCCGACATGCCGGTGGTGGTGTCGATGCTGAACTCATATTCGGGCTGGGCAGCAGCGGGCATCGGCTTCTCGCTGAACAACCCGATGCTGATCATCGCCGGCTCGCTGGTGGGGTCAAGCGGTGCCATCCTCTCGTACATCATGTGCAAGGCGATGAACCGCTCGTTCTTCAACGTGATCCTGGGCGGCTTCGGCGGCGATGCGTCGGCTGGCGCGGCCGCCGGCGCGCAGGCGCAGCGCAACGTGAAGTCCGGCTCGGCCGACGACGCCGCCTTCCTGATGGGCAACGCCGAGACCGTGATCATCGTCCCCGGCTACGGCCTGGCGGTGGCGCGCGCGCAACATGCCCTGAAGGAACTGACCGAAAAGCTGGCCGAGAAGGGCGTGACCGTCAAGTACGCGATCCACCCGGTGGCCGGCCGCATGCCGGGTCACATGAACGTGCTGCTGGCCGAGGCCGAGGTGCCGTACGACCAGGTCTTCGAGATGGAAGACATCAACAGCGAGTTCGGCCAGGCCGACGTGGTGCTGGTGCTGGGCGCCAATGACGTGGTCAACCCGGCGGCCAAGAACGACCCCAAGTCGCCGATCGCCGGCATGCCGATCCTGGAGGCGTACAAGGCCAAGACCATCATCGTCAACAAGCGCTCGATGGCCGCCGGCTATGCCGGGCTGGACAACGAACTGTTCTACATGGACAAGACCATGATGGTGTTCGGCGACGCCAAGAAGGTGGTCGAAGATATGCTCAAAGCAACGGACTGA
- a CDS encoding beta-lactamase: MSTAFSNSDMQGNIQRVDFGRVSVFFGEKSGKYPDGNQVLIRGSETRAAFDTPLVANYIGPEFDATELVVMGHVHEDHMAGLHRLPYASVYVHERDLPAARSWDGMVAAFGNAEYASETLLKFQRDFFYAPRPDAQGYVDGACWGLGQAGIRAFHLPGHTAGHTVLLVEPEGVAFTGDIDLTGFGPYYGDAGSSLADFRRSLARLPEIPAKVWVTSHHRGVYTDREHFLRDLAAYVAKLDEREQRLMAMLRESPKTLAQLVDLRLLYPPGYEGLWVVNAETRTISQHLAELLADGRVEVSEDGVYRMR, encoded by the coding sequence ATGAGCACAGCTTTTAGCAATTCCGACATGCAGGGAAACATCCAGCGCGTGGATTTCGGGCGCGTTTCGGTCTTCTTCGGCGAGAAAAGCGGAAAGTATCCCGACGGAAATCAGGTATTGATACGAGGCTCGGAGACTCGCGCGGCGTTCGACACGCCGCTTGTCGCGAACTACATCGGCCCCGAATTTGACGCGACCGAGCTGGTGGTGATGGGCCATGTGCATGAGGACCATATGGCCGGTTTGCATCGTCTTCCGTATGCATCGGTATATGTGCACGAACGGGATTTGCCAGCGGCAAGGAGCTGGGACGGCATGGTCGCCGCTTTCGGCAATGCGGAGTATGCATCGGAGACGCTGCTCAAGTTCCAGCGCGATTTCTTTTATGCGCCGCGGCCTGATGCGCAAGGCTACGTCGACGGCGCGTGCTGGGGTCTGGGGCAGGCCGGCATTCGCGCTTTCCACCTTCCAGGGCACACCGCGGGCCACACCGTTCTTCTTGTTGAACCGGAGGGAGTGGCTTTCACGGGCGACATCGACCTGACTGGATTTGGGCCTTACTATGGCGACGCGGGGTCCAGCCTGGCGGACTTCCGTCGCAGCCTGGCACGGCTGCCCGAGATTCCGGCCAAGGTTTGGGTTACGTCCCATCACCGGGGCGTCTACACCGATCGCGAGCACTTCCTGCGTGATCTCGCTGCCTATGTAGCCAAGCTGGACGAGCGCGAACAGCGCCTGATGGCCATGCTGCGCGAATCGCCAAAGACACTGGCGCAGCTGGTCGACCTGCGGCTGCTGTATCCGCCGGGCTATGAAGGCTTGTGGGTGGTCAACGCCGAGACCCGTACGATTTCTCAGCATCTGGCGGAGCTGCTGGCTGACGGGCGGGTTGAGGTGAGTGAAGATGGCGTCTATCGGATGAGGTGA
- a CDS encoding membrane protein yields the protein MDAFRRNALSKDGAVVMEQRREEKHRVPRNVARNWGTTPVIALAALGAFAGAAHAQSSITLYGTLDTNLEIDTNFKSAGGGSANRYALNGEGLSGSRWGLRGVEDLGGGVNGVFVLESGVGGDDGTMQQGGRLFGRQAFIGLQSATYGKITFGRQYTSMLEALANFSPAAMSSLYEPVIAQIGPVYREDNTVKYSGTFGPVSVGAHWSFGTGGSSGTVDLSRLGGSGEVPGQFRRDTGYGARASYTAGPFSATVTYDQVNPSIIGNSGFAGTGTFKKAAAAASYAVGPAIFMSGYRWGMSTAPGQTLTRDNLYWAGVYYEMTPALSLTLDYYYQTFRSSTLPALRPAGNPRQLMFIADYHLSKRTDLYLTTAYAKNAGLCLDTASIAFNNGYQPGAGKTSMFGAALGIRHNF from the coding sequence ATGGATGCATTCAGGCGTAATGCGTTGAGCAAGGATGGTGCCGTCGTCATGGAACAGCGCCGTGAGGAGAAACACCGAGTGCCGCGCAATGTGGCACGCAACTGGGGCACCACGCCTGTTATCGCACTGGCAGCACTTGGTGCCTTCGCAGGCGCGGCACATGCTCAGTCCTCCATCACGTTGTACGGTACGCTGGACACCAACCTTGAAATCGATACCAACTTCAAGAGCGCGGGCGGCGGCTCGGCCAATCGATACGCGCTGAACGGCGAAGGCCTGTCTGGTTCGCGTTGGGGTCTGCGCGGCGTGGAGGATCTCGGCGGCGGCGTGAACGGCGTCTTTGTGCTGGAAAGCGGCGTCGGCGGCGACGATGGCACCATGCAGCAAGGCGGCCGCCTGTTTGGCCGGCAGGCATTCATCGGCCTGCAGAGCGCCACCTACGGCAAGATCACCTTCGGGCGCCAATACACCTCGATGCTCGAGGCACTGGCCAACTTCTCGCCGGCGGCCATGTCGAGCCTGTATGAACCCGTCATCGCCCAGATCGGACCGGTGTACCGCGAAGACAACACCGTCAAGTATTCCGGGACCTTCGGTCCGGTCAGCGTCGGGGCCCACTGGAGTTTTGGCACCGGCGGAAGCAGCGGCACCGTGGACCTCAGCCGCCTTGGCGGATCGGGAGAGGTTCCGGGCCAGTTTCGCCGCGATACCGGCTATGGTGCCCGGGCGTCCTATACGGCAGGGCCGTTCAGCGCTACCGTGACCTATGATCAGGTGAACCCGAGCATCATCGGCAATAGCGGCTTCGCCGGTACCGGCACATTCAAGAAGGCCGCCGCAGCAGCCAGCTACGCCGTCGGGCCCGCGATCTTCATGAGTGGATACCGCTGGGGCATGTCGACTGCGCCGGGGCAGACACTGACGCGCGACAATCTGTACTGGGCTGGCGTCTACTACGAGATGACGCCTGCCCTGAGCCTGACGCTGGACTACTACTACCAGACCTTCCGGTCCTCGACCTTGCCGGCGCTGAGGCCTGCGGGCAATCCAAGGCAGCTGATGTTCATCGCCGACTACCACCTCTCCAAGCGTACGGACCTGTATCTGACCACCGCCTATGCGAAGAATGCTGGCCTGTGCCTGGACACCGCATCCATTGCGTTCAACAACGGCTATCAACCGGGTGCTGGCAAGACCAGCATGTTCGGCGCCGCACTAGGTATCCGCCACAACTTCTGA